A genomic stretch from Antarcticibacterium flavum includes:
- a CDS encoding IS1182 family transposase — MLLPQQKMQLSAYSDLYALIIPKDNLLRKINELIDFTFIYDELVNNYCLNNGRNAESPIRMFKYLLLKTIYTISDVDVVERSRYDMSFKYFLEMAPEDAVINSSSLTKFRKLRLKDTDLLNLLINKTVSISIEKGIITSKSLIVDATHSLSRSNPYSALEVLRERSKLLRKVVYAVDENMKERFPEKNASGELEKELAYCKELEKCIESDQTLSLIPAVKEKLNLLKETVEDTQENYILSKDTDAKTGHKSADSKFFGYKTHLAMTEERIITAAVVTSGEKGDGPELPMLVKISQNNGIQVDTVIGDSAYSGKENLKLKDKDDQNIKIVAKLNPAIAQGSRKNEDKFDYNKDADMFVCPAGHLAIRKARQGKKERGKNQVDTYYFDVEKCKTCPLRDGCYKPGAKTKTYSVSIKSSLHQEQIVFQESEYYKEKSKHRYKIEAKNSELKNVHGYDRAIAYGINSMQMQGALAIFTVNLKRILKLTI, encoded by the coding sequence ATGTTGTTACCGCAGCAAAAAATGCAATTAAGTGCATATTCTGATTTATATGCTTTAATTATACCCAAAGATAATCTTCTTAGAAAAATCAACGAATTAATAGATTTTACTTTCATCTACGATGAACTAGTGAACAACTATTGTTTAAATAATGGGCGTAACGCAGAAAGTCCTATCCGGATGTTCAAGTATTTACTATTAAAAACGATCTATACCATTTCAGATGTTGATGTAGTTGAACGTTCCAGATATGATATGTCCTTCAAATATTTCCTTGAAATGGCACCCGAGGATGCAGTCATAAACTCCAGTTCATTGACTAAGTTTCGTAAGCTGCGTTTAAAAGATACCGATTTATTGAATCTGCTTATAAATAAAACTGTCTCAATATCCATTGAAAAGGGAATCATTACATCTAAATCCCTTATTGTTGATGCCACACATTCTCTATCCAGATCAAATCCATATTCAGCACTTGAGGTCCTGAGAGAGCGTTCAAAGCTGCTTCGCAAAGTGGTTTACGCTGTAGATGAAAATATGAAAGAACGCTTCCCGGAAAAGAACGCTTCGGGTGAGTTGGAAAAGGAACTTGCTTATTGCAAGGAACTGGAGAAGTGTATTGAATCAGACCAAACATTAAGTTTAATTCCTGCAGTCAAAGAGAAGTTGAACCTGTTAAAGGAGACTGTGGAAGATACCCAGGAAAACTACATTCTTTCTAAGGATACAGATGCCAAAACCGGCCATAAATCAGCTGACAGTAAATTCTTTGGTTACAAGACCCATCTGGCCATGACAGAGGAACGCATTATTACGGCTGCAGTTGTCACCTCGGGTGAAAAAGGTGATGGTCCTGAGTTGCCAATGCTTGTAAAAATAAGCCAGAACAATGGAATTCAGGTGGATACAGTAATTGGTGATAGCGCATATTCAGGTAAGGAAAACCTTAAGCTCAAGGATAAAGATGATCAGAATATTAAAATCGTAGCAAAGCTGAACCCTGCAATCGCACAAGGCTCTAGAAAGAATGAGGATAAATTTGATTATAACAAGGATGCTGATATGTTTGTGTGTCCGGCAGGACACCTGGCCATCAGAAAAGCACGACAAGGGAAAAAGGAACGAGGCAAGAACCAGGTAGATACTTATTATTTTGATGTAGAGAAATGCAAGACCTGTCCATTACGAGATGGCTGTTATAAACCGGGAGCTAAAACTAAAACTTATTCGGTCTCTATAAAGTCAAGCTTACACCAGGAACAGATAGTGTTTCAGGAGTCTGAATATTATAAAGAAAAATCTAAACACCGCTATAAGATCGAGGCTAAAAATAGCGAACTAAAAAATGTTCACGGTTATGATCGTGCTATAGCATATGGCATTAATAGCATGCAAATGCAGGGGGCTTTGGCAATATTCACCGTAAACCTTAAGAGAATCCTTAAATTAACCATATAA
- a CDS encoding LysE family translocator: MIQDILAAIPLGFFLAFLLGPVFFVLLETAAIKGFRAAFFFDLGVIVADIVFLFIAYLSTSKLLARLKDDPALYIFGGVILATYGVMTFIRTKKSLTLEDETPEVRKLSRNDYLGLAAKGFLLNFINIGVLGFWLGLIIVFGPTLEMDTNRITVFFSSVLITYLILDIFKILLAKKLNRKLTPERIYTMKKGISIVMVIFGGILIGRGVFPKKIERLQDQIEIIQPENVVYDLQDSLKRN; the protein is encoded by the coding sequence ATGATTCAAGATATTTTGGCGGCAATTCCCCTCGGTTTTTTTTTGGCATTCCTATTGGGACCTGTATTTTTTGTCTTACTTGAGACTGCTGCCATAAAGGGTTTTAGGGCGGCATTTTTTTTTGACCTTGGCGTTATCGTTGCCGATATTGTATTTCTTTTCATAGCATATCTTAGTACATCCAAGCTTCTTGCCCGTCTTAAAGATGATCCTGCGCTTTATATTTTCGGAGGAGTGATTCTTGCTACCTACGGGGTGATGACCTTTATACGCACAAAAAAATCCCTGACCCTCGAAGATGAAACGCCCGAAGTTAGGAAACTTAGCCGTAATGACTACCTGGGCCTTGCAGCAAAGGGGTTTTTGCTCAATTTTATCAATATAGGGGTATTGGGTTTTTGGTTGGGATTGATCATTGTATTTGGTCCTACCCTTGAAATGGATACCAACAGGATCACTGTTTTCTTCTCATCTGTCCTTATAACCTATCTTATCCTGGACATATTTAAGATCCTCCTCGCTAAAAAATTGAACCGAAAGCTTACTCCTGAAAGAATTTATACAATGAAAAAGGGAATAAGCATTGTGATGGTAATTTTTGGAGGTATCCTTATAGGCAGAGGAGTATTTCCGAAGAAAATAGAACGCTTACAGGATCAAATTGAGATCATTCAACCCGAGAATGTGGTATATGACCTGCAGGATTCACTTAAAAGGAATTGA
- a CDS encoding head GIN domain-containing protein, translating to MMKHLLLISTLFLGLSATAQEITIELENFSDVEVTRGLKVNFTKAGENKAIITGNSRDKVQVRVEKGVLVIKTSLNQLLKVDNTVVEVFYKQINSITSRQNSSVEFCGKITQPILRVRASEGAQVLATIDVENLIALASTGGTVNLMGKALVQEIDVRAAGEFKGENLKGDNINVDLNGGGNANVFARKYVNATVRAGGNIYIYGNPERVEEKTSFGGSIKKIN from the coding sequence ATGATGAAGCATTTATTACTAATTTCTACCTTATTCCTGGGGTTAAGCGCCACCGCCCAGGAGATCACTATTGAACTTGAAAATTTTTCCGATGTCGAGGTCACGCGCGGCCTAAAGGTAAATTTCACCAAAGCTGGTGAGAACAAAGCTATAATTACAGGTAATAGCAGGGATAAGGTCCAGGTTAGGGTTGAAAAAGGTGTGTTGGTGATAAAAACCAGCCTTAATCAATTATTAAAAGTGGACAATACTGTGGTAGAGGTCTTCTATAAACAAATAAATTCCATTACCTCAAGACAAAATTCCTCTGTGGAGTTTTGTGGCAAGATCACGCAACCCATTTTAAGGGTGCGAGCCAGTGAAGGCGCACAGGTCCTGGCAACCATAGATGTTGAAAATCTCATTGCCTTAGCCAGTACAGGAGGAACTGTAAATCTTATGGGTAAGGCTCTTGTTCAGGAAATTGATGTACGTGCTGCAGGAGAATTCAAAGGAGAGAATTTGAAAGGAGATAATATCAATGTAGACCTTAATGGAGGTGGAAATGCAAATGTTTTTGCAAGGAAATATGTGAATGCAACTGTTAGGGCTGGAGGTAATATTTATATCTATGGAAATCCTGAAAGGGTGGAGGAAAAGACCAGTTTTGGTGGTAGCATCAAAAAGATAAACTAA
- the rnr gene encoding ribonuclease R, giving the protein MSKKNKNKSGAGAQGNLSKSIKDILRKSPDATFNYKQIAAKLGVEDANTRNKIIRTLAQLAAKKEIEEAERGKFKIVANLDYYTGTLDMTTKGFGYVVVEELDDDVFIPANSLNKALDGDEVEIYIYNRRRKRKSEGEVVRIINRKRTEFVGVLQLQQNFGFVAIQDPKMYTDIFVQKNKILDAQDGDKVVVTMEEWPEKADSPFGKITQVLGKPGEHHTEIHSILAQYGLPHEFPEEVEEYANNIDTSIKEEEISKRRDLRDVLTFTIDPADAKDFDDALSFRELENGNIEIGIHIADVSHYLEPDTILDEEAYQRATSIYLVDRVVPMLPEVLSNNACSLRPNEEKYTFSAIFELDSKGHVKQQWFGRTVTNSNVRFAYEEAQHIIETQKGFIPQEVSIQEREYTVEDDVVNAVVKLNSLAQKMRSRRLREGSISFDKVEVKFQLNEENEPTGVYFKTSEDANKLIEEFMLLANRKVAEFIGKKSPKKTFVYRCHDEPDESKLAALQTVVSKFGYKINLKDRKSVTSSLNSLLSDVQGKKEQNLVDTLTIRTMSKAYYSTENIGHYGLAFDYYSHFTSPIRRYPDVMTHRLLQRYLDDEKSAIEEEYEEKCRHSSNMESLATSAERDSIKYMQVKFMIDHQDEEFLGVISGVTEWGIYVEIIENKCEGMVRLRDIKDDHYEFDEEQYAIIGKKTQKKYTLGDEVYVKVKNADLVKKHLDFTLIGKESQGNN; this is encoded by the coding sequence ATGAGTAAAAAGAATAAGAATAAAAGTGGTGCAGGAGCCCAGGGAAATTTATCAAAAAGTATTAAAGATATCCTGAGGAAATCCCCGGATGCTACTTTTAACTATAAACAAATAGCAGCCAAACTGGGAGTTGAAGATGCCAATACCCGTAATAAGATCATTCGCACTCTTGCACAGCTGGCAGCAAAAAAGGAAATTGAAGAAGCAGAAAGGGGAAAATTTAAAATTGTAGCCAATTTAGATTATTACACCGGTACCCTGGATATGACCACAAAAGGTTTTGGTTATGTTGTGGTTGAGGAACTGGATGATGATGTATTCATTCCTGCCAATTCCCTTAATAAAGCTCTTGATGGCGATGAAGTAGAAATTTATATCTATAATCGCAGGAGAAAGAGAAAATCTGAAGGAGAAGTTGTAAGGATCATAAATAGGAAACGCACTGAATTTGTTGGAGTTCTTCAATTACAGCAAAATTTTGGATTCGTAGCAATACAGGATCCTAAGATGTATACAGATATATTTGTTCAAAAGAACAAGATCCTCGATGCCCAGGATGGAGATAAAGTAGTAGTTACTATGGAAGAATGGCCCGAAAAAGCCGATTCTCCTTTTGGAAAAATAACCCAGGTTTTAGGAAAACCGGGAGAGCATCATACAGAAATTCATTCTATTCTTGCACAATATGGCCTTCCTCATGAATTCCCAGAGGAGGTAGAAGAGTATGCTAATAACATTGATACTTCCATAAAGGAAGAAGAAATAAGCAAAAGAAGGGACTTAAGGGATGTGCTAACTTTCACAATAGATCCTGCAGATGCCAAGGATTTTGACGATGCTTTGAGCTTTAGGGAATTGGAAAACGGCAATATTGAGATTGGGATTCATATAGCCGATGTTTCGCATTACCTCGAACCAGATACTATCCTGGATGAAGAAGCTTATCAAAGGGCTACTTCCATATATCTTGTAGATAGGGTAGTACCTATGTTGCCTGAAGTCCTTTCCAATAATGCCTGTTCTTTGCGCCCGAATGAAGAAAAATATACCTTCTCTGCTATTTTTGAACTGGATTCAAAAGGACATGTTAAGCAGCAATGGTTTGGAAGGACAGTTACCAATTCAAATGTACGTTTCGCCTACGAGGAAGCACAACATATCATAGAAACGCAGAAAGGTTTTATTCCGCAGGAGGTTTCTATACAGGAGCGGGAATATACGGTAGAGGACGATGTTGTAAATGCTGTGGTTAAACTTAATTCCCTTGCGCAAAAAATGAGGTCTAGGAGACTTCGGGAAGGTTCTATTTCATTTGACAAGGTGGAGGTGAAATTTCAGCTAAATGAGGAAAACGAACCTACAGGAGTTTATTTTAAGACTTCAGAGGATGCAAATAAACTTATAGAGGAATTCATGCTTCTGGCAAACCGAAAGGTTGCTGAATTCATTGGAAAAAAATCGCCTAAAAAAACATTTGTCTATCGTTGTCATGATGAACCCGATGAATCCAAGCTTGCTGCCTTACAAACTGTGGTATCTAAATTTGGTTATAAGATCAACCTAAAGGATAGAAAATCTGTAACCTCTTCCCTTAACAGTCTTCTTAGCGATGTACAGGGAAAAAAAGAACAGAACCTTGTAGATACACTTACAATACGTACAATGAGCAAAGCTTATTACAGTACAGAGAATATAGGACATTATGGCCTTGCATTTGATTACTATTCACATTTTACCTCGCCAATACGCCGTTATCCAGATGTTATGACCCACAGGTTGTTGCAAAGGTATCTCGATGATGAAAAATCGGCTATAGAGGAAGAATATGAGGAAAAATGCAGGCATAGCAGCAATATGGAAAGTCTTGCCACAAGTGCAGAGAGGGATTCCATTAAGTATATGCAGGTCAAATTTATGATAGATCACCAGGACGAGGAATTCCTTGGAGTAATCTCAGGGGTGACAGAGTGGGGAATCTATGTAGAGATCATTGAGAACAAATGTGAGGGAATGGTGAGACTTCGTGATATTAAAGATGATCATTATGAATTTGATGAGGAACAATACGCAATAATTGGTAAAAAAACCCAAAAGAAATATACATTGGGAGACGAGGTGTATGTTAAGGTCAAAAATGCCGACTTAGTGAAAAAGCATCTTGATTTTACACTTATTGGAAAAGAAAGCCAGGGCAATAATTAA
- the rpiB gene encoding ribose 5-phosphate isomerase B → MKISIGNDHAGTEYKNAVVKHLESKGIEVINHGTNSVDSVDYPDFVHPVANDVENGNVDLGIIICGSGNGASMTANKHQGIRCALCWTGEIAKLAREHNNANILSIPARFVSQPQAVDMVDVFLNTAFEGGRHQKRVDKIPV, encoded by the coding sequence ATGAAAATTTCAATTGGTAATGACCATGCAGGTACAGAGTACAAGAATGCAGTGGTAAAGCATTTAGAATCAAAGGGTATTGAAGTTATTAACCATGGAACCAACTCTGTTGATAGCGTAGATTATCCCGATTTTGTCCATCCTGTTGCCAATGATGTTGAGAACGGGAATGTGGATCTTGGGATAATAATTTGTGGAAGTGGAAATGGAGCTTCTATGACAGCGAATAAACACCAGGGAATAAGATGTGCCCTGTGCTGGACTGGAGAAATTGCAAAACTTGCCAGGGAACATAATAATGCAAATATTCTTAGTATCCCGGCCAGGTTCGTTTCTCAACCACAGGCAGTAGACATGGTGGATGTATTTTTAAATACTGCTTTTGAAGGTGGAAGACATCAAAAAAGAGTAGATAAAATTCCAGTCTAG
- a CDS encoding cation diffusion facilitator family transporter, with the protein MGHHHHHSSSQVRGKNLLIAIILNIGITLAQIIGGFLSGSLALLSDALHNLSDVISLAISYVANKLAKRDASLKRTFGYKRAEIIAAFVNAATLIIIAVLLIIEAVERFRFPQEIDSGLVIWLSIVAILGNGFSVLLLKRDSKANMNMRSAYLHLITDFMASVAVLIGGLLMKFYQFYWVDSLLTLAIAIYLIIVGYDLLRTSTRVLMLFTPTDLALEEIAERITQLPAIRNVHHIHVWQLNEDETHLEAHIDFNNDIKLSQFDAILVDIEELVYHEFGINHVNIQPEFGKCDSKDLIVQD; encoded by the coding sequence ATGGGGCATCACCATCATCATTCTTCCAGCCAGGTAAGAGGAAAAAATCTTCTTATAGCTATTATTCTTAATATTGGGATTACCCTGGCTCAAATCATAGGTGGATTCCTGAGTGGTAGTTTAGCTTTACTCTCTGATGCCCTCCATAATTTAAGCGATGTTATCTCTCTTGCCATAAGCTATGTGGCAAATAAACTCGCAAAAAGGGATGCCTCCCTAAAAAGGACTTTTGGATATAAAAGAGCAGAAATTATTGCCGCGTTTGTCAATGCAGCTACTCTTATAATCATAGCTGTTCTTTTGATCATTGAGGCCGTGGAACGTTTTAGATTTCCACAAGAAATAGACTCGGGGCTGGTTATTTGGTTATCTATTGTAGCAATACTTGGAAATGGCTTTAGTGTGTTGTTGCTTAAAAGGGATAGCAAGGCTAATATGAATATGCGTTCTGCTTATTTACATCTTATTACAGATTTTATGGCCTCTGTTGCGGTCCTTATTGGGGGACTATTAATGAAGTTCTATCAATTCTATTGGGTGGATAGTTTATTAACTCTTGCCATAGCTATTTATCTCATTATTGTTGGCTATGACCTTTTAAGAACTTCCACCAGGGTTCTTATGTTATTCACACCAACAGATTTAGCGCTGGAAGAGATAGCCGAAAGGATCACACAGCTACCTGCGATTCGCAATGTACATCACATCCATGTTTGGCAGCTTAATGAAGATGAGACTCATTTGGAAGCACATATAGATTTCAACAATGATATAAAGTTATCGCAGTTTGACGCCATTCTCGTAGATATTGAGGAACTGGTCTACCATGAATTTGGAATAAACCACGTGAATATCCAGCCAGAATTTGGAAAATGTGACAGTAAAGACCTTATTGTACAGGATTAA
- a CDS encoding GNAT family N-acetyltransferase, giving the protein MEIITKNFNELSLKELYSILQLRSEVFVVEQDCVYQDIDGKDDTALHVLGKDRDQLVAYTRCFKPGDYFEEAAIGRVIVKEGQRKYGYGHEIMKASIQAIETFYKTEKIKLSAQQYLTEFYESHGFEQTGEGYLEDGIPHIAMIKR; this is encoded by the coding sequence ATGGAAATAATTACGAAGAACTTTAATGAATTAAGCCTTAAGGAATTGTACAGTATTCTTCAATTGCGAAGTGAGGTTTTTGTTGTAGAACAGGATTGTGTCTACCAGGATATAGATGGAAAGGATGACACAGCCCTGCATGTGCTGGGGAAAGATCGAGACCAATTGGTGGCCTATACCAGGTGTTTTAAGCCTGGAGATTATTTTGAAGAAGCAGCAATAGGACGGGTGATAGTAAAGGAAGGCCAAAGGAAATATGGATATGGACATGAAATAATGAAAGCTTCAATACAGGCCATTGAAACATTCTATAAAACTGAAAAAATTAAACTCTCTGCCCAGCAATATCTTACAGAATTCTATGAATCCCATGGGTTCGAGCAAACAGGCGAGGGATATTTAGAAGATGGAATACCTCATATAGCCATGATCAAGAGATAA
- a CDS encoding S41 family peptidase: protein MKNLLLKKISIIVLGAGLLVGTTGFVKSDFFAIAKQLEIFTTLFKELNMNYVDETNPAALMDTAIKAMLEDLDPYTNYWNEQDVEAARMNTAGEYQGIGAAVKITREKFIILEAYKDFPADKAGLKAGDEIIKIGGLPVADYREDAGELLNGAPNSTIDITYRRQGKLENTTITRGTIELKAVPFYELLEDNTGYIVLSRFNSNASSETIRALKELQGRGADKIILDLRGNPGGLLSEAILVSNIFINKGQLITSTKSVIEKYNQQYFTPNEPINTKIPLAVLIDGRSASASEIVAGAIQDLDRGIVVGARSFGKGLVQRPKELVYGTQLKLTISRYYTPSGRCIQALDYRERDEEGNAVRIGTNDYNEFKTKSGRSVYDGGGILPDITLKTSEYSAITNALLAHNAIFDFATNYYYSNNLERPEDFTFTDADFNNFRNFLEQTDFSYETRTEAELSEAIATARKEGFDQDIISGYKQMMDGIEKAKKAEVESKKEEISSLLTDEIIKRYFYQEGLYNYYLQNNPEILEAQQVLNNPGKYSAILR, encoded by the coding sequence ATGAAAAATCTGCTACTTAAAAAAATATCCATCATTGTTCTTGGAGCAGGGTTGTTGGTGGGCACAACAGGCTTTGTAAAATCAGATTTTTTTGCAATAGCAAAGCAACTGGAGATCTTCACTACCCTGTTCAAGGAACTGAACATGAATTATGTTGATGAGACAAATCCTGCTGCACTTATGGACACAGCCATAAAAGCTATGCTGGAGGACCTGGATCCCTATACGAATTACTGGAATGAACAGGATGTGGAGGCTGCAAGAATGAATACCGCGGGAGAATACCAGGGAATAGGCGCAGCAGTTAAGATCACCCGGGAAAAATTTATTATCCTAGAAGCCTATAAGGATTTTCCTGCAGATAAAGCCGGTTTGAAGGCCGGTGATGAGATTATAAAGATTGGAGGACTTCCTGTGGCTGATTATCGAGAGGATGCGGGAGAATTGCTTAATGGAGCTCCAAATTCAACAATCGATATTACCTACCGCAGGCAGGGAAAACTGGAAAACACAACAATTACCCGGGGGACCATAGAATTAAAAGCGGTTCCTTTTTATGAACTTTTAGAGGATAATACGGGTTATATTGTGCTGTCAAGGTTTAATTCCAACGCATCTTCAGAGACTATTCGGGCTCTAAAAGAATTGCAGGGCAGGGGAGCAGATAAAATAATCCTGGACCTAAGGGGTAATCCAGGCGGTTTGTTGAGTGAAGCTATTTTAGTGAGCAATATCTTCATCAATAAGGGACAGCTCATAACCTCCACCAAAAGCGTCATTGAAAAATATAATCAGCAATATTTTACACCTAATGAGCCTATAAATACCAAAATTCCCCTGGCTGTTTTAATTGACGGGCGCAGTGCTTCTGCCAGCGAGATCGTTGCAGGGGCCATACAGGACCTTGACCGGGGAATAGTAGTGGGAGCCCGTAGCTTTGGGAAAGGCCTGGTGCAAAGACCAAAGGAACTTGTTTATGGCACCCAGCTTAAACTAACTATTTCCCGTTACTATACACCTAGTGGGCGCTGTATACAGGCTTTGGATTACAGGGAAAGGGATGAAGAAGGAAATGCTGTGCGAATAGGTACAAATGATTATAATGAATTTAAAACGAAAAGTGGGCGCAGCGTCTATGATGGTGGTGGTATCCTGCCAGATATAACTTTAAAGACCTCTGAGTACAGCGCAATTACCAATGCCCTGCTGGCACATAATGCCATATTTGATTTTGCAACCAATTACTACTATTCTAATAACCTTGAAAGGCCCGAAGATTTTACTTTCACAGATGCCGACTTTAATAACTTTAGGAATTTTCTTGAGCAAACAGATTTTAGTTATGAAACCAGGACAGAGGCAGAATTGAGTGAAGCTATTGCTACGGCACGTAAAGAAGGTTTTGACCAGGATATCATAAGTGGTTATAAACAAATGATGGATGGAATTGAAAAAGCCAAAAAAGCAGAGGTAGAAAGTAAAAAAGAAGAAATTTCCAGTTTATTGACAGATGAGATCATCAAAAGATATTTCTACCAGGAAGGTCTTTACAACTATTACCTTCAAAATAATCCTGAGATCCTGGAAGCACAACAGGTACTGAACAATCCCGGTAAATATTCTGCTATCCTTAGGTAA
- the rnpA gene encoding ribonuclease P protein component has translation MTEKFPSAEKLKSKILIDRLFAEGRSLFKYPIKLIYIPVADKELANHKTGVSVPKRNFKKAVDRNYLKRLMREAYRKNKYLVNDNLPAYYAFMFIYTGKERISYSQVENSMIWMMKKLNEKEKNHEKSAT, from the coding sequence ATGACAGAGAAGTTTCCTTCAGCAGAAAAATTGAAAAGCAAGATCCTTATAGATCGATTGTTTGCTGAGGGTAGATCACTTTTTAAATATCCCATAAAGCTTATCTATATCCCGGTAGCAGATAAGGAACTTGCCAATCATAAAACCGGTGTCTCTGTTCCAAAAAGGAATTTTAAAAAAGCCGTGGACCGTAATTATCTCAAAAGATTAATGAGAGAAGCTTACCGAAAAAATAAGTATCTTGTAAATGATAATCTTCCAGCTTATTACGCGTTCATGTTCATCTATACAGGAAAAGAAAGAATCTCCTATTCCCAGGTAGAAAACAGCATGATCTGGATGATGAAGAAGTTGAATGAAAAGGAAAAAAACCATGAAAAATCTGCTACTTAA
- a CDS encoding M1 family metallopeptidase gives MKNILVALTLLSGCFITAQNNTAYWQQHADYKMEVDVDVKKFQYTGSQELVYTNNSPDTLSRVFYHLFFNAFQPGSEMDIRLQNIADPDRRMVVNKGTRENPEYESRIAVLNEDQIGYLRVNSLTQNGNAVNFEEVGTVLEVDLAQPILPGEKATFKMEFQGQVPEQIRRSGRNSAEGVALSMSQWYPKLAEYDFEGWHADPYIGREFHGVWGNFDVKISIDRNYILGSTGYLQNPNEIGYGYEDKGARVNRPKGDKLTWHFVAPKVHDFTWAADPDYIHTTRVAEDGTTLHFLYKNNPEIKENWEKLPEKTEELLLFFNEQIGPYPWDQYTVIQGGDGGMEYAMLTLITGERSFGSLVGVTAHELAHAWFQHLLATNESKHEWMDEGFTSYISTLAMNEVMNENKEKPFERNYQGYVNLATSGVEEPLSTHSDRYDLNYAYSVAAYTKGSIFLSQLGYLIGQENLEKTIKRYYHDWKFKHPTPNDFLRVAEKVSGAELDWYLSDWTQTTKTIDYGIGEVSGDGDATRLNLERIGSMPMPVDITVEYRDGSRENIYIPLQMMRWEKPAEGLENRKVVQRWPWAYPTYELVINKPLSDISRITIDDSGLMADVNRANNVYNAEAERVN, from the coding sequence ATGAAGAATATTTTAGTAGCCCTTACCTTACTATCAGGCTGTTTTATTACAGCACAAAACAATACCGCTTACTGGCAACAGCATGCGGATTATAAAATGGAGGTAGATGTTGACGTGAAAAAGTTCCAGTACACGGGAAGCCAGGAACTGGTTTACACCAATAATTCGCCCGATACTCTTAGCAGGGTTTTCTATCATTTATTTTTCAACGCTTTCCAGCCTGGGAGTGAGATGGATATTAGACTGCAAAACATTGCAGACCCAGACAGGCGTATGGTTGTCAATAAGGGTACCAGGGAAAATCCTGAATATGAAAGCCGCATTGCCGTTCTTAATGAGGACCAAATTGGCTACTTAAGGGTAAATTCGCTTACCCAAAATGGTAATGCCGTAAACTTTGAGGAAGTTGGGACTGTGCTTGAGGTAGATCTTGCTCAGCCAATTCTACCGGGGGAAAAAGCTACCTTTAAAATGGAATTCCAGGGGCAGGTTCCCGAGCAAATTCGAAGATCTGGAAGAAATAGTGCAGAAGGCGTAGCCCTTTCTATGAGCCAGTGGTATCCAAAACTTGCAGAATATGACTTTGAAGGCTGGCATGCAGATCCTTATATTGGCCGGGAATTCCACGGGGTATGGGGAAATTTTGATGTAAAAATATCCATTGACAGGAATTACATTCTTGGAAGTACAGGCTACCTGCAAAATCCCAATGAAATTGGGTATGGTTATGAAGATAAAGGAGCCAGGGTTAACCGCCCAAAAGGTGACAAATTAACATGGCATTTTGTTGCACCAAAAGTCCATGATTTTACCTGGGCTGCAGATCCTGATTATATCCACACCACCCGTGTAGCAGAGGATGGTACTACCTTACATTTCCTTTATAAGAATAATCCCGAGATTAAAGAAAACTGGGAAAAACTTCCAGAAAAGACAGAAGAACTACTATTGTTCTTCAATGAGCAAATAGGGCCTTACCCATGGGACCAATATACAGTGATCCAGGGAGGAGATGGAGGAATGGAGTATGCAATGCTCACCTTGATCACCGGTGAGAGAAGTTTTGGCAGCCTCGTAGGGGTAACCGCCCATGAACTTGCACACGCCTGGTTTCAGCATTTACTTGCAACTAATGAAAGCAAGCACGAATGGATGGATGAAGGCTTTACCTCCTATATCTCAACCCTGGCGATGAATGAAGTAATGAATGAAAATAAGGAAAAACCATTCGAAAGAAATTACCAGGGCTATGTAAATCTTGCTACTTCTGGAGTGGAAGAGCCGCTTTCAACACATTCAGACAGGTATGATCTTAATTACGCTTACAGTGTGGCAGCTTACACCAAGGGATCGATATTTCTTTCTCAATTAGGTTATCTTATAGGGCAGGAAAACCTTGAAAAAACAATAAAGAGATATTATCACGACTGGAAATTTAAACATCCAACTCCCAATGACTTTTTAAGAGTTGCTGAAAAAGTATCGGGCGCTGAGCTGGACTGGTATTTAAGCGACTGGACACAAACCACAAAAACCATTGATTATGGAATTGGGGAAGTTTCAGGAGATGGAGATGCAACCCGGCTTAACCTTGAAAGAATTGGATCCATGCCTATGCCTGTGGATATTACAGTTGAGTATAGGGATGGAAGCAGGGAGAATATTTATATTCCGCTGCAAATGATGCGTTGGGAAAAGCCTGCTGAAGGCCTTGAGAACAGGAAGGTTGTTCAAAGATGGCCATGGGCGTACCCTACCTATGAGTTGGTAATAAACAAACCTTTATCTGATATAAGCCGAATCACTATTGATGATAGCGGATTAATGGCCGATGTTAACAGGGCTAATAATGTTTATAATGCTGAAGCTGAAAGAGTGAATTAA